Proteins encoded together in one Salarchaeum sp. JOR-1 window:
- a CDS encoding class I SAM-dependent methyltransferase, producing MTRNVHETYDRIARHFSQTREYAWPEVEDFVADEHATRALDIGCGNGRHTELLAARADTAVGVDASRGLLDEAVARAADRGFDAAFVQGDAARLPVRESGFELAVYVATIHHLPTRDARRASLDELARVLTPGGRALVSAWSTAHSKFDRTDGFDTTVDWTLPGGDTVPRFYHIYAPDEFRSDIDASALSVLDFELSSGNCYATVEKG from the coding sequence ATGACGCGAAACGTCCACGAGACCTACGACCGCATCGCCCGGCACTTCTCTCAGACCCGCGAGTACGCGTGGCCGGAAGTCGAGGACTTCGTCGCCGACGAACACGCGACGCGAGCGCTCGACATCGGCTGTGGGAACGGCCGACACACCGAACTACTCGCCGCCCGCGCGGACACAGCCGTCGGCGTGGACGCGAGCCGCGGACTGCTCGACGAAGCGGTTGCTCGCGCCGCCGACCGCGGCTTCGACGCGGCGTTCGTGCAGGGCGACGCCGCGCGCCTCCCCGTTCGCGAGTCCGGATTCGAGCTCGCAGTGTACGTCGCGACCATCCACCACCTGCCGACGCGGGACGCTCGCCGCGCGAGCCTCGACGAACTCGCCCGCGTCCTCACGCCGGGTGGTCGCGCGCTCGTGAGCGCGTGGAGCACCGCCCACTCGAAGTTCGACCGAACCGACGGCTTCGACACCACCGTGGACTGGACGCTTCCCGGCGGCGACACCGTCCCCCGGTTCTATCACATCTACGCGCCCGACGAGTTCCGCTCGGACATCGACGCCTCAGCGCTCTCCGTCCTCGACTTCGAGCTGTCGAGCGGGAATTGCTACGCGACCGTCGAGAAAGGCTAA
- a CDS encoding type II/IV secretion system ATPase subunit, whose amino-acid sequence MSSELFDGLSDSLSTHAADLKWRLQRLTDVLRGTHVSVEDYRPSEHDPLVDFDGLDGFEEVERYWVNAPYAFISINYNDADNEHRYAVVEPSLDDFERDLLDQLFEDIRDTLIFSARYDADDPERVLREQMRDVLSEYGVVVETESFHRLFYYLFRAFEGFEKIDPLMQDNHIEDVSCDGYDIPLFVYHDDYNDIQTTVEFSEDELDSFVVRLAQQSGRHISIGDPVTETTLPDGSRAELALGQEVTPRGSAFTIRQYDEEPFTPARLIDLNTFDLDQMAYLWLAIESNKSLIFAGGTASGKTTSMNAISMFVPPRSKVLTIEDTRELTLYHDNWLSSVTRESLGEGEDITMYDLLRSALRHRPEYIIVGEVRGNEAMTLFQAMNTGHTTYSTMHADSVQTVINRLENEPINVPRAMIQSLDILCVQTLTYVGDDRVRRNRTIAEIEGIDQRTGDLDYSTAFEWRASGDSFQQFDSIVLDEIRDERGWSRGELLRELRNRKKVLQYLVESGVTDYRQFTALVNEYYAHPERTVSRIEGRVDADISDAEMVADEG is encoded by the coding sequence ATGTCGAGCGAACTCTTCGACGGCCTCTCCGACTCCCTCTCGACGCACGCCGCCGACCTCAAGTGGCGACTCCAGCGGCTCACCGACGTCCTGCGCGGCACGCACGTCTCCGTCGAAGACTACCGCCCGAGCGAACACGACCCCCTCGTCGACTTCGACGGCCTCGACGGCTTCGAGGAAGTCGAACGCTACTGGGTGAACGCGCCCTACGCCTTCATCAGCATCAACTACAACGACGCCGACAACGAACACCGGTACGCCGTCGTCGAACCGAGCCTCGACGACTTCGAACGCGACCTCCTCGACCAACTGTTCGAGGACATCCGAGACACCCTCATTTTCAGCGCGCGCTACGACGCCGACGACCCCGAGCGCGTGCTCCGCGAGCAGATGCGGGACGTGCTCTCCGAGTACGGCGTCGTCGTCGAAACCGAGAGCTTCCACCGCCTCTTCTACTACCTGTTCCGGGCGTTCGAGGGGTTCGAGAAGATAGACCCCTTGATGCAGGACAACCACATCGAGGACGTGTCCTGTGACGGCTACGACATCCCCCTCTTCGTCTACCACGACGACTACAACGACATCCAGACCACCGTCGAGTTCTCCGAGGACGAACTCGACTCCTTCGTCGTCCGCCTCGCCCAGCAGTCCGGCCGCCACATCAGCATCGGCGACCCCGTCACCGAAACGACGCTTCCGGACGGCTCCCGGGCGGAACTCGCGCTCGGCCAGGAAGTGACGCCGCGCGGGAGCGCGTTCACCATCCGCCAGTACGACGAGGAACCGTTCACGCCCGCGCGCCTCATCGACCTCAACACGTTCGACTTAGACCAGATGGCGTACCTCTGGCTCGCCATCGAATCCAACAAGTCCCTCATCTTCGCCGGCGGCACCGCGTCCGGGAAGACCACGTCGATGAACGCCATCTCGATGTTCGTCCCGCCGCGCTCGAAAGTCCTCACCATCGAGGACACGCGCGAACTCACGCTCTACCACGACAACTGGCTCTCCAGCGTCACCCGCGAATCCCTCGGCGAGGGCGAGGACATCACGATGTACGACCTCCTGCGCTCGGCGCTCCGCCACCGCCCCGAGTACATCATCGTCGGCGAGGTTCGCGGGAACGAGGCGATGACGCTCTTCCAGGCGATGAACACCGGACACACGACGTACTCCACGATGCACGCGGACAGCGTGCAGACCGTCATCAACCGCCTGGAGAACGAACCCATCAACGTCCCGCGCGCGATGATTCAGAGCCTCGACATCCTCTGCGTGCAGACCCTGACGTACGTCGGGGACGACCGCGTGCGCCGGAACCGAACCATCGCCGAAATCGAGGGCATCGACCAGCGCACCGGCGACCTCGACTACTCCACGGCGTTCGAGTGGCGCGCGAGCGGGGACAGCTTCCAACAGTTCGACAGCATCGTCCTCGACGAAATCCGCGACGAGCGCGGGTGGTCGCGGGGCGAACTCCTCCGCGAACTCCGCAACCGGAAGAAAGTCCTCCAGTACCTCGTGGAGAGCGGCGTCACCGACTACCGACAGTTCACCGCGCTCGTCAACGAGTACTACGCGCACCCCGAACGCACAGTCTCCCGCATCGAGGGGCGCGTCGACGCGGACATCAGCGACGCCGAGATGGTCGCGGACGAGGGATGA
- a CDS encoding BMP family protein codes for MVDSDERRRRFLKLSGALGVAGLTGLAGCSSGGGSGDDAAANIGMVYATGGLGDGSFNDQAQAGIQQAAEDFDIAYEESQPETNSEFQPTQRQYAQSGNYDLVSCIGYAQADALSTNAAAFPDQDWVIVDSVVDEPNVASYGFREHEGSFLVGYMAGMLTTRDFSAGAGSTSADTKTVGFVGGTETPLIQKFQAGFEAGVNHHDDSIEVVTSYVGSFNDPAAGQEQARSMYDSGADIVYHASGATGVGVFRAAQDMGKFAIGVDKDQSITQASFADVILASMVKRVDTAVYTAVESVVNDNFAGGEQTTFGLSDDGVEAVYGDQLGSQIPEDVKSTVADAREQIIAGDITVPSKPQ; via the coding sequence ATGGTGGATAGCGACGAACGGCGGCGGCGGTTCCTCAAACTCTCGGGCGCGCTCGGAGTCGCGGGTCTCACGGGCCTCGCTGGCTGTTCGAGCGGCGGCGGGAGCGGGGACGACGCGGCGGCAAACATCGGCATGGTGTACGCGACCGGCGGCCTCGGGGACGGATCGTTCAACGACCAGGCGCAGGCCGGCATCCAGCAGGCCGCGGAGGACTTCGACATCGCGTACGAGGAGTCCCAGCCGGAGACGAACTCCGAGTTCCAGCCGACCCAGCGCCAGTACGCCCAGTCCGGCAACTACGACCTCGTCTCCTGCATCGGGTACGCGCAGGCGGACGCGCTCTCAACGAACGCAGCCGCGTTCCCCGACCAGGACTGGGTCATCGTCGACTCCGTCGTCGACGAGCCGAACGTCGCGAGCTACGGGTTCCGCGAGCACGAGGGGTCGTTCCTCGTCGGCTACATGGCGGGCATGCTCACCACGCGGGACTTCTCCGCCGGTGCGGGCAGCACGAGCGCCGACACGAAGACCGTCGGGTTCGTCGGCGGAACGGAGACACCCCTCATTCAGAAGTTCCAGGCCGGCTTCGAGGCGGGCGTCAACCACCACGACGACTCCATCGAGGTCGTCACGTCCTACGTCGGGTCGTTCAACGACCCCGCGGCGGGCCAGGAGCAGGCGCGCTCGATGTACGACAGCGGTGCTGACATCGTCTACCACGCCTCGGGCGCGACCGGCGTCGGCGTGTTCCGCGCGGCCCAGGACATGGGCAAGTTCGCCATCGGCGTCGATAAAGACCAGTCCATCACGCAGGCGTCCTTCGCCGACGTCATCCTCGCGAGCATGGTCAAGCGCGTCGACACCGCCGTCTACACGGCCGTCGAGAGCGTCGTGAACGACAACTTCGCGGGCGGCGAGCAGACGACGTTCGGGCTGAGCGACGACGGCGTCGAAGCCGTCTACGGCGACCAGCTCGGCAGTCAGATTCCCGAGGACGTGAAGTCGACGGTCGCGGACGCCCGAGAACAGATTATCGCGGGCGACATCACCGTCCCCTCGAAACCCCAGTAA
- a CDS encoding ABC transporter ATP-binding protein, whose translation MPDALTLTDVTKRFPGVVANDAVSLSVEAGSVHALLGENGAGKTTLMNVLYGLYDADEGTIEIDGTPRDFDSPRDAIDAGIGMIHQHFMLVDTMTVAENVVLGDEPTTWFGLRTDAEAAREAARDLSERYGFDVDPDARVEDISVGEKQRVEILKALYRGADTLVLDEPTAVLTPQEVEDLFAVFEELTAEGKTVLFITHKLGEAMAVADDITVLRDGVNVGTVDAANTTREDLAERMVGRDVLFEVEKDDVTPGAVSLAADGVTVTDADGVARVNDVDFDLREGEILGIAGVDGNGQAELVETITGLREPDAGTVTLHDEDVTAASRRDHIDAGLAYIPEDRHERGLVMDFDLVENGILGAQHGAPYASRGVLDWRTARTHAEDIVDTYDVRPADADADAASFSGGNQQKFIVGRELERDPSVVVATHPTRGVDVGATEFIHDELLDRRASGDAVLLVSSKLDEVRSLSDRLAVMYEGEFVAVVDPEDVTEEELGLLMAGEYPEGFDE comes from the coding sequence ATGCCAGACGCACTCACGCTGACGGACGTCACCAAGCGGTTCCCCGGCGTCGTCGCGAACGACGCTGTGTCGCTCTCTGTGGAGGCCGGGTCGGTTCACGCCCTGCTCGGGGAGAACGGCGCGGGGAAGACGACGCTGATGAACGTCCTCTACGGGCTGTACGACGCCGACGAGGGAACCATCGAAATCGACGGCACGCCCCGCGACTTCGACAGTCCGCGGGACGCCATCGACGCCGGCATCGGGATGATCCACCAGCACTTCATGCTGGTGGACACGATGACGGTCGCCGAAAACGTCGTGCTCGGAGACGAACCGACGACGTGGTTCGGGCTGCGGACGGACGCCGAGGCGGCGCGCGAGGCCGCCCGCGACCTCTCCGAGCGCTACGGGTTCGACGTGGATCCGGACGCGCGCGTCGAGGACATCAGCGTCGGCGAGAAACAGCGCGTCGAGATTCTGAAAGCGCTCTACCGGGGCGCGGACACGCTCGTGCTCGACGAACCGACCGCGGTGCTCACGCCGCAGGAGGTCGAAGACCTGTTCGCGGTGTTCGAGGAACTCACCGCGGAGGGGAAGACCGTGTTGTTCATCACGCACAAGCTCGGCGAGGCGATGGCTGTCGCGGACGACATCACCGTCCTGCGGGACGGCGTGAACGTCGGCACCGTCGACGCAGCGAACACGACCCGGGAAGACCTCGCGGAGCGGATGGTCGGCCGGGACGTGCTGTTCGAGGTCGAAAAAGACGACGTGACGCCGGGCGCGGTGTCGCTCGCCGCCGACGGCGTCACCGTCACCGACGCGGACGGCGTGGCGCGCGTGAACGACGTGGACTTCGACCTCAGGGAGGGCGAAATCCTCGGCATCGCCGGCGTGGACGGGAACGGACAGGCCGAACTCGTCGAGACCATCACCGGCCTCCGCGAACCCGACGCGGGAACCGTCACCCTCCACGACGAGGACGTGACCGCGGCGTCCCGGCGCGACCACATCGACGCCGGCCTCGCCTACATCCCCGAAGACCGCCACGAGCGCGGACTCGTGATGGACTTCGACCTCGTGGAGAACGGCATCCTCGGCGCGCAGCACGGCGCGCCGTACGCCAGTCGGGGCGTGCTGGACTGGCGGACCGCCCGCACGCACGCCGAGGACATCGTGGACACGTACGACGTGCGGCCCGCGGACGCGGACGCGGACGCCGCCTCGTTCTCCGGCGGGAACCAGCAGAAGTTCATCGTCGGCCGCGAACTCGAACGCGACCCGAGCGTCGTCGTCGCCACCCACCCCACGCGGGGCGTGGACGTGGGCGCGACCGAGTTCATTCACGACGAACTCCTCGACCGCCGCGCGAGCGGGGACGCCGTCCTCCTCGTCTCCTCGAAACTCGACGAGGTGCGGAGCCTCTCCGACCGCCTGGCGGTGATGTACGAGGGCGAGTTCGTCGCCGTCGTCGACCCCGAGGACGTGACGGAGGAAGAACTCGGCCTGCTGATGGCCGGCGAGTACCCGGAGGGGTTCGATGAGTAA
- a CDS encoding type II secretion system F family protein: MILELLPLFVVLLGALAFALAPVVPRIDRVLTRLAIAAFGPYARQREHVNTRQVQALHGAHVDTTYRVYAAKTFLYATVTALVASLLTVYLVAGVLLVLLAPSGAVLRARLPATVASLAGSGSLSALQLFVVFLLSAATVGVAVALATYRFRWSMLSYRASERRRRIDATLKRNVAFMYALSRSGMAFPEILRILARNRDVYGETATEISVAVKDIDLFGADVIGAMRRMADRTPSDEFSEFSENLVSVLQSGQSLPDFLRDEYEYYKEESESQQQQFLELLATLAEAYVTVFVAGPLFLITILVIVGLVSGGMLPVLRAVAYIVLPLATLGFVVYLDSVTEDSHISRGDRGDRDDVRFQDIPRRRETTVTDGGQHDNVARLAIHRRLEPIKHRLRHPIERIRANPESILVLTVPLALLYVGVDAWFAYTAGDLGLRAVDDPVILASIGVLATYAGVYELESRRIKNIEAAIPDLLERLASTNEAGMPIVASFGRVVGSKLGALSEELKKTWTDIRWNGRVEPALERFETRIQTTTVTRVVTLITNAMNASGDIGPVLRIAADEAKATQRLRRERRNELLTYLVVIYLAFFVFLTIVVALDTMFIPSLPSGELLSAGSPAGGSAAGISDLGIGGANVDKAAYSLVFFHTCAVQAVCSGFVAGQMGEGSVKAGAKHATVMLTIAYVVFLAFA, translated from the coding sequence ATGATCCTCGAACTCCTCCCGCTGTTCGTCGTCCTCCTCGGAGCGCTCGCGTTCGCGCTCGCGCCGGTCGTCCCCCGCATCGACCGCGTTCTCACGCGGCTCGCGATCGCCGCGTTCGGGCCGTACGCGCGCCAGCGCGAACACGTCAACACGCGCCAAGTCCAGGCGTTGCACGGCGCGCACGTCGACACCACGTACCGCGTGTACGCCGCGAAGACCTTCCTCTACGCCACTGTCACCGCGCTAGTCGCGAGCCTCCTCACCGTCTACCTCGTCGCTGGCGTCCTCCTCGTCCTGCTCGCGCCGAGCGGCGCGGTGCTCCGCGCCCGCCTCCCCGCCACCGTCGCCTCGCTCGCCGGAAGCGGCAGTCTCTCCGCCCTCCAGTTGTTCGTCGTCTTCCTGTTGAGCGCCGCGACCGTCGGCGTCGCCGTCGCGCTCGCCACGTATCGCTTCCGGTGGTCGATGCTCTCCTACCGAGCGAGCGAACGCCGCCGCCGCATCGACGCCACGCTCAAACGGAACGTCGCGTTCATGTACGCGCTCTCCCGGAGTGGCATGGCGTTCCCCGAAATCCTCCGCATCCTCGCGCGCAACCGGGACGTGTACGGCGAGACCGCGACCGAGATATCGGTCGCCGTGAAGGACATCGACCTGTTCGGCGCGGACGTCATCGGCGCGATGCGACGCATGGCGGACCGCACGCCGAGCGACGAGTTCAGCGAGTTCAGCGAGAACCTCGTCAGCGTCCTCCAGAGCGGCCAGAGCCTCCCGGACTTTCTCCGCGACGAGTACGAGTACTACAAGGAGGAGTCAGAATCCCAGCAACAGCAGTTCCTCGAACTGCTCGCGACGCTCGCGGAAGCCTACGTCACCGTGTTCGTCGCCGGGCCGCTCTTCCTCATCACCATCCTCGTCATCGTCGGCCTGGTCTCCGGCGGCATGCTACCCGTCCTCCGCGCCGTCGCCTACATCGTCCTCCCGCTCGCCACGCTCGGGTTCGTCGTCTACCTCGACAGCGTCACCGAGGACTCCCATATCTCGCGCGGCGACCGCGGCGACCGAGACGACGTTCGCTTCCAGGACATCCCGCGGCGGCGCGAAACAACGGTGACGGACGGCGGCCAGCACGACAACGTCGCCCGTCTCGCCATCCACCGTCGCCTCGAACCCATCAAGCACCGACTCCGCCACCCCATCGAACGCATCCGCGCGAACCCCGAATCCATCCTCGTGCTTACGGTTCCGCTCGCACTCCTCTACGTCGGCGTCGACGCGTGGTTCGCGTACACCGCAGGCGATCTCGGACTGCGCGCGGTCGACGACCCCGTCATCCTCGCGTCCATCGGCGTGCTCGCGACGTACGCCGGCGTCTACGAACTCGAAAGCCGCCGCATCAAGAACATCGAGGCCGCCATCCCCGACCTCCTCGAACGCCTCGCGAGCACGAACGAGGCGGGGATGCCGATCGTCGCGAGCTTCGGGCGTGTCGTCGGCAGCAAACTCGGAGCGCTCTCCGAGGAACTCAAGAAGACGTGGACTGACATCCGGTGGAACGGCCGCGTCGAACCCGCGCTCGAACGGTTCGAGACCCGGATTCAGACGACGACTGTGACCCGCGTCGTCACCCTCATCACGAACGCGATGAACGCGAGCGGTGACATCGGCCCCGTCCTCCGCATCGCCGCTGACGAAGCGAAAGCCACCCAGCGCCTCCGCCGCGAACGCCGGAACGAACTGCTCACCTACCTCGTCGTCATCTACCTCGCGTTCTTCGTCTTCCTCACCATCGTCGTCGCGCTCGACACGATGTTCATCCCGAGTCTCCCCTCGGGTGAACTGCTCTCCGCCGGTTCGCCCGCCGGCGGGTCGGCGGCCGGCATCAGCGACCTCGGCATCGGCGGCGCGAACGTCGATAAGGCCGCGTACAGCCTCGTGTTCTTCCACACGTGCGCCGTCCAGGCCGTCTGCTCGGGGTTCGTCGCCGGACAGATGGGGGAGGGGAGCGTGAAAGCCGGCGCGAAACACGCGACCGTGATGCTCACAATCGCCTACGTCGTCTTCCTCGCGTTCGCATGA
- a CDS encoding phosphomannomutase, with protein MDLFGTAGIRGSATERVTPELALAVGRAAGADAEEVVLGRDGRETGGALADAMAAGLRSAGADVRRVGVVPTPALAFASRGRRGVMLTASHNPPEDNGVKLFADGTEYDAEEEAAIEERVDADHPPAAWDAWGDAERAGVLDDYRAAVAAYAREFGATLDGLRVAVDCGNGMGSVATPHVLESLGAEVVALNANVDGHFPGRPSKPTPETLGDLTGFVADSDCAFGIAHDGDADRIVIVDGSGEVVHEDTVLAILAERYTRESSTLDPVVVTTPNASARIDERVRAAGGRVERVRLGALHEGIASAEAAGGDVVFAAEPWKHIHPGFGGWIDGVASAAVLGRLVAAEGLEALRAPVTERPYRKVSVDCPDGKKAAVMGALETEMPGAFPDAAIDTEYGVRAEFPDGSWTLVRPSGTEPYVRVYAEADDVDALVAEVTALVEDAVTNT; from the coding sequence ATGGATTTGTTCGGGACGGCGGGGATTCGTGGGAGCGCGACGGAGCGCGTGACGCCCGAGTTGGCGCTCGCGGTCGGGCGCGCGGCGGGTGCGGACGCCGAGGAGGTCGTGCTCGGGCGGGACGGCCGCGAGACGGGCGGCGCGCTCGCGGACGCGATGGCCGCCGGCCTCCGGAGCGCGGGCGCGGACGTGCGCCGCGTGGGCGTCGTGCCGACGCCGGCGCTGGCGTTCGCGTCCCGCGGCAGACGCGGCGTGATGCTCACCGCGTCGCACAACCCCCCGGAGGACAACGGCGTCAAGCTGTTCGCGGACGGAACGGAGTACGACGCCGAGGAGGAGGCGGCTATCGAGGAGCGCGTTGACGCCGACCACCCGCCCGCCGCGTGGGACGCGTGGGGCGACGCGGAGCGCGCGGGCGTGCTCGACGACTACCGGGCGGCGGTGGCGGCGTACGCGCGCGAGTTCGGCGCGACCCTCGACGGCCTCCGGGTCGCCGTGGACTGCGGGAACGGGATGGGGAGCGTGGCGACGCCCCACGTCCTGGAGTCGCTCGGCGCGGAAGTCGTCGCGCTGAACGCGAACGTCGACGGGCACTTCCCCGGGCGGCCGAGCAAGCCGACGCCGGAGACGCTCGGCGACCTCACCGGGTTCGTCGCGGACTCCGACTGCGCGTTCGGCATCGCGCACGACGGCGACGCTGACCGCATCGTCATCGTAGACGGATCGGGCGAGGTCGTGCACGAGGACACCGTGCTGGCGATTCTCGCGGAGCGCTACACCCGGGAGAGTAGCACGCTCGATCCCGTGGTGGTGACGACGCCGAACGCCTCGGCGCGCATCGACGAGCGCGTCCGGGCGGCCGGCGGGCGCGTCGAGCGCGTTCGACTGGGCGCGCTCCACGAGGGCATCGCGTCGGCGGAGGCCGCGGGCGGCGACGTCGTGTTCGCTGCTGAGCCCTGGAAGCACATCCATCCCGGGTTCGGCGGTTGGATAGACGGCGTGGCGAGCGCGGCAGTCCTCGGTCGCCTCGTCGCCGCGGAGGGACTCGAAGCGCTGCGCGCACCGGTGACGGAGCGCCCGTACCGGAAGGTGAGCGTGGACTGTCCCGACGGGAAGAAGGCGGCCGTGATGGGCGCGCTCGAAACCGAGATGCCGGGCGCGTTTCCCGACGCTGCCATCGACACCGAGTACGGCGTGCGCGCGGAGTTCCCGGACGGGTCGTGGACGCTCGTCCGACCGTCCGGCACTGAACCCTACGTCCGAGTGTACGCGGAAGCGGACGACGTGGACGCGCTCGTCGCCGAGGTGACGGCTCTCGTAGAGGACGCCGTGACGAACACCTAA
- a CDS encoding adenylyltransferase/cytidyltransferase family protein, whose amino-acid sequence MKVVAQGTFDIIHPGHVHYLTDAADMGDELHVIIARRENVGHKEKPVLSNEQRRDVVAALDAVDHARIGHESDIFAPIEDIDPDIIALGYDQHHDSAAIQAELDDRGIDCTVERASPREPQHDDELLSTGDIIDRIIDQRCE is encoded by the coding sequence ATGAAGGTCGTCGCACAGGGCACGTTCGACATCATCCACCCCGGGCACGTCCACTACCTCACCGACGCCGCGGACATGGGAGACGAACTTCACGTCATCATCGCGCGCCGTGAGAACGTCGGCCACAAGGAGAAACCGGTTCTGTCGAACGAACAGCGCCGGGACGTGGTCGCCGCGCTCGACGCCGTCGACCACGCCCGAATCGGCCACGAGTCGGACATCTTCGCGCCCATCGAAGACATCGACCCGGACATCATCGCGCTCGGCTACGACCAGCACCACGACTCCGCGGCGATTCAGGCGGAACTCGACGACCGCGGCATCGACTGCACCGTCGAACGCGCGTCTCCCCGCGAACCCCAGCACGACGACGAACTGCTCTCCACGGGCGACATCATCGACCGCATCATCGACCAGCGCTGCGAGTGA
- a CDS encoding Mov34/MPN/PAD-1 family protein encodes MLFRSRRDVVGIAADTLSFALSAAADTHPDEYLGVLRGTPASDLGVDSDGDIITDVLVVPGTESSPVQATLQSNLVPNDSHTIGSIHSHPNGVLEPSAADRSMFGKWSVHVIMGAPYESDCWRAFDRDGEPRSLDVLDVDLPDPESFFEFTQADIDEEL; translated from the coding sequence ATGTTGTTCCGTTCGCGGCGGGACGTCGTCGGCATCGCGGCCGACACGCTCTCGTTCGCGCTGTCGGCGGCCGCCGACACGCATCCCGACGAGTACCTGGGCGTGCTGCGCGGCACGCCCGCGAGCGATCTCGGCGTCGACAGCGACGGCGACATCATCACTGACGTGCTCGTCGTTCCCGGTACGGAGTCCAGTCCCGTACAGGCGACCCTGCAGTCGAACCTCGTGCCGAACGACTCGCACACCATCGGGAGCATTCACTCTCACCCGAACGGCGTTCTCGAGCCGAGCGCGGCCGACCGCTCCATGTTCGGGAAGTGGTCGGTGCACGTCATCATGGGCGCGCCCTACGAGTCGGACTGCTGGCGGGCGTTCGACCGCGACGGCGAACCCCGTTCGCTCGACGTGCTGGATGTCGACCTCCCCGACCCCGAATCGTTCTTCGAATTCACACAGGCGGACATCGACGAGGAGCTATGA
- a CDS encoding DUF5793 family protein yields the protein MRRQEFTLNVTDIDWVDDDDAPPERPTVTIDFTGSAALEDRLTDADGDLLDGDEIDVAFRLQGDVDDQDTTGVVAVTHRLTGDFVLELNEDADDVLQFIRAAREYGRVADTEKRYRVHIHRGGEHVVTYEKDTFLVYNTDGDLLRRHSLIPSGIEI from the coding sequence ATGAGGAGACAGGAGTTCACCCTGAACGTGACCGACATCGATTGGGTCGATGACGACGACGCACCCCCCGAGCGCCCGACCGTCACCATCGACTTCACGGGGAGCGCCGCCCTCGAAGACCGCCTCACGGACGCTGACGGCGACCTGCTCGACGGCGACGAGATAGACGTGGCGTTCCGCCTGCAGGGCGATGTGGACGACCAGGACACGACCGGCGTGGTCGCGGTCACCCATCGCCTCACCGGGGATTTCGTGCTCGAACTCAACGAGGACGCCGACGACGTCCTCCAGTTCATCCGCGCCGCCCGCGAGTACGGCCGCGTCGCCGACACGGAGAAACGCTACCGCGTTCACATCCACCGCGGCGGCGAGCACGTCGTCACCTACGAGAAGGACACCTTCCTCGTCTACAACACGGACGGCGACCTCCTCCGTCGGCACAGCCTCATCCCGAGCGGCATCGAAATCTAG